The genomic segment AACCTCGCGTGGAGCAACTTCCCGCTGCTGTCGCACGGCGCCGTCAATGCGCTGCGCCACCACGGCGAGGACTGGCAGAAGGAAGTCTTCCTCAAACCGCTGATCGCCGGCACTTGGACCGGCACCATGTGTCTGACCGAGCCGCAATGCGGCACCGATCTCGGCCTGCTGAAGACGCGCGCCGAGCCGGCCGAAGACGGCACGTACGCGATCACCGGCACCAAGATCTTCATCACCGCCGGCGAGCACGACCTCACCGACAACATCATCCATCTGGTGCTCGCGCGTCTGCCGGATGCACCCGCGGGCAGCAAGGGCATCTCGCTTTTCATAGTGCCGAAGATCCAGGTCGCACGCGACGGCACCGTGGGCGAGCGCAATGCCGTGCGCTGCGGCGCGGTCGAACACAAGATGGGCATACACGGCTCCGCGACCTGCGTGATGAATTTCGACGGCGCGCAGGGCTATCTCATCGGCCAGCCGCACAAGGGCCTGATGGCGATGTTTACGATGATGAACACCGCGCGCCTCGGCGTCGGTGTGCAGGGTCTGGGCCTCGCGACGCGCGCCTACGAGAACGCGCTGCGCTACGCGCGCGAGCGTCTGCAGTCGCGTGCGCTGTCGGGTCCGAAGCTGCCGTCGAAGCCGGCCGATCCGATCCTCGTCCAGCCCGACGTACGCCGCATGCTGCTGACCTGCAAGTCGCTGACCGAAGGCGGCCGCCTGCTGGCGTACCACGCCGGTTCGCTGGTCGACAGCGCCGAACTCGCCGGCGACGATGCCGCGCGCAAGGAGGCCGACGATCTGCTCGGCTTCCTGACGCCGATCGTCAAGGGCTGCCTGACCGAGTGGGGCAACGAGTGCACCTACCACGCACTGCAATGCTTCGGCGGCCACGGTTACATCGCCGAGCACGGCATCGAGCAGCTGGCCCGCGACGCGCGCATCACCACGCTCTACGAGGGCACGACCGGCATCCAGGCGCTGGACCTGATGGGCCGCAAGACCCTGCAGCTGCAGGGCGCGGGTTTGCGCGTGTTCCTCGGCATGATCGAACGCTTCTGCGTCGAGCACGCGAACGATGCGGCGCTGGCCGAGTTCATCGAGCCGCTGCGGGCGAAGGCCGGCGAGTGGCAGGCGCTGACGCGTTCGATCGCCGAGCGCGCCGCGGCCGATCCCGAGGAAATCGGCGCGGCCGCCTACGACTACCTGTTCTACTCCGGCTACGTGACGCTGGCCTACTGGTGGGCGCGCAGCGTCGCGGTGGCCGACGCGTCGTCGCGTCCGGAGACCTTCAAGGCCGGCAAGCGCGAGACTGCCCGCTTCTACTTCACCCGCATCCTGCCGCGCACGCTGAGCCATGCGGCGGCGATCGCGAGTGGCCCGGCTTCGCTGCTGTCGATCGCCGACGAGGCCCTCGACAGCTGAGGTCCTGCGCGCACGTCGCGACTGCCAGCTGGCGTCGCGACGTGCACGTGATCCATTGCACAAAGTGTCATCGATCGGGTATATGCTCGGTCGCAATGGAGGCAGACAGCGCGATCACACGCCTGATCCCCGCCGGCGCTGCAAACGCGCTGGATTCCGGAGTCTCCTCCGCACTTTCTGATCACGCCCCGCGTCGCGATGCAGTCCGCCTGCTCGCCCTCGACGCGCACGGCCGTGCGCTCAACTGGATCAGCTGGCAGGACGCGGCGTGTCTGTACGCGCGCGGCGCCGTTGCCTGGACGCTGGGCGATCCCTGCATGACCGTGCACGGCGGCATGTGCCGCGCGACCGGGCAGCAGAGCCGCATGGATCTGCATCCGATCATCGCCGGCCGCAGCCACGTGCGCCCGAGTGCGATCGATCCGACGCCCGCGCTGACCAACACCGCCCTGTTCGCTCGCGACTACCATTTGTGTCTGTACTGCGGTCGGCGTGCCGGCCGGCAGACGCTGACTCGCGATCACGTCGAACCGCTGTCGCGCGGCGGTCTCGACATCTGGGAGAACGTGGTCACCGCGTGCTTCCAATGCAATTCTCGCAAGGGCGCGCGCACGCCGCAGGAGGCTTCGATGCCGCTGCTGGCGGTACCGTTCCGGCCGAGCTGGATCGAGCATCTGATCCTCAGCAACCGCAACATCCTCGCCGACCAGATGGCGTTCCTCAGCACCCATCTGCCAAAACGCGATCGCGGCGGATGACCGCGCGCCACGTGTCGCGTGCGCTGCACAGCATGCGTGGCACTGGATACACTTCATGGATAGCGCGCCTCGCGCCGCGCCGCCCGGTATCTCCTGCATGACCCTGACCATCGCCCTGAGCGGAATGGACACCGCCACCGAAACCGCATTGCGCGCGGCCTTCGCCGGTGCCAATGCCCAGCTCGGCGAACCGTTCCTGCTCGTCGCCGAGCCCGATGCCGAACACGTCATCGTCGACATGGACAGCATGTACGGCCCGATGAGCTGGCTGCGCCTGCATGCGGCGGGCAAGCAGATCGTCGGCCTGACCTCGGCGCCACGCGTGCAGACCCATTTCCGTCTCGGGCGTCCGTTCGACGACAACGCGATGGCCGCACTGCTGCGCGAGATCGCGGCCATGCGGGACATCGTGCTGGGCACTCAGATCCCGACGCCGGCGCCTGACGTGCCTGCAGCTGCGACGGCCGTGACGCCAGTCGCCGTTGCACGCGAAGCAGAGATTCCGCAGGCCGTGCCCGAGATAGCTTCAGTGGTTGCGACCGTCGAGACCGAGGTCACGATTCCCGAGCCTGAAGACGTGCTGGAAACAGCACCCGCTGCGGAACCAGAGCCGCCAGCAGCACCCGAAGACGCCGCGGTCGCGCCGGAGCCGGAGCCCGAACCGGAACGCGCCCTGCCCTTCGCGACCTGGATCGATGCAGGCGTGCTGCGCGGCCGCCGTCGCTATCGCCGCGAAACCGGCCCGACGCTCTGGCTCGATTTCGACGCGCAGCAGTACCACGGGCCGACCACGCTCAAGCCGTTGAGCCAGTACTTCGACGGCCCGATCGAGCGCGATGCGATCGAGCCCGTCGACGATGTGACCTGGTCGCGCGAAGCGCAGGCCTCCGGCGCACCGCAGCCGCTGCTGCGTCTGGTCTGGCTGGGCGGCCTGCTGGCCGGCAACGGCACGCTCGCGCCGGAACACGACCCGGATGCGCGATACCAGCTGAACAAGTGGCCGCAGACCGAGCGCGAGTACCCACGTCATTTCCGCATCGCCACCGCGATGATGAAAGGCCCGGCCACGCTCGACGAGATCATCAAGGCCAGCGGCCTGCCGTCGGACGAAGTGGTCCGGTTCGTGAACGCCAACCTCGCCACGGGCTATGCCGAACCGCTGGTCGAAGCGACCGAGGCGGTCGACGAACCCGCGCGCCCGGGCGGTTTCTTCTCCCGCCTGCGGCGTCGCTGAAGGCCCTGAACGCCCGGTTTCCATGACAGGCCGGTGACGCCAGCCGCGGGGCCGCGGCGTACAATTAGCGGATGATCGACTCCACGCGCTATCCGCGCCTTGCGCGCATCGACGCGCCGTCCGACCTCCGCCAGTTCGACGAAACCGAACTGCCCGCGATCGCCGACGAACTGCGCGCCTATCTCATCGAATCCGTCGGCAAGAGCGGCGGCCATTTCGGCGCCGGCCTCGGCGTGATCGAACTGACGACGGTCCTGCATTACATGTACGACACGCCGCACGACCGCGTCGTCTGGGACGTCGGCCATCAGACCTATCCGCACAAGATCCTGACCGGCCGCCGCGACCGCATCCACACGGTCAAGCAGAAGGACGGCGTGGCGCCGTTCCCGAAGCGCGAAGAGTCCGAGTACGACACCTTTGGTGTCGGCCATTCGTCGACCTCGATCTCGGCCGCGCTGGGCATGGCGATCGCCAATGCGCAGGCCGGCAACGACCGCCGCGTGGTCGCGGTGATCGGCGACGGCGCGATGACCGCCGGCATGGTCTACGAGGCGCTCAACCACGCCGGCGGCATGGAGCCCGAGCCCGACGTGCTGGTGGTGCTCAACGACAACCGCATGTCGATCAGCGAAGCCGTCGGCGGGCTGACCAAGATGCTGGGGCGCGCGACCGGCAACCGCACGCTCAATGCGCTGCGCGAAGGCGGCAAGAAGCTGCTCGGCGACAAGAACAATCCGACCGCGAAGTTCGTGCGTCGCTGGGAAGAACACTGGAAGGGCATGTTCGTGCCGTCCACGCTGTTCGAGGAAATGGGCTTCCACTACACCGGCCCGATCGACGGCCACGACGTCAAGGCACTGGTCGAGACGATGAAGACGCTCAAGGGCCTGAAGGGTCCGCAGCTGCTGCACGTCATCACGACGAAGGGCAAGGGCTACGGACTCGCCGAAGGCGACCAGATCGGCTATCACGCCGTCTCCCCGTTCGACCCGGACAAGGGCCTGGTTGCCAAGAGTGGTGCCAAGAAGCCGACCTATACCGACGTATTCGGCGACTGGATCTGCGACATGGCTGCCGCCGATCCGCTGCTCCTCGGTATCACGCCGGCGATGCGCGAGGGCTCGGGCCTGGTGCGTTTCAGCAAGGCATACCCGGCGCGCTACTTCGACACCGCCATCGCCGAACAGCATGCGGTGACGCTGGCCGCGGGCATGGCCTGCGAGGGTGCCAAACCGGTGGTCGCGATCTATTCGACCTTCCTGCAGCGCGCCTACGACCAGTTGGTCCACGACGTCGCGGTGCAGAAGCTCGATGTGCTGTTCGCGATCGACCGCGGTGGCGTCGTCGGTCCGGACGGCGCCACGCATGCCGGCAACCTCGACCTGAGCTTCCTGCGCTGCGTGCCGCACATGGTGATCATGGCGCCGGCCGACGAAAACGAATGCCGCGCGATGCTGACGACCGGCTTTCGCCACGAAGGCCCGGCCGCGGTGCGTTATCCGCGCGGCACCGGTCCCGGCGTTGCGATCGACACGACGCTCGACACCCTGCCGATCGGCAAGGCCGACCTGCGACGCCGCGGTTCGCGCATTGCGCTGCTGGCGTTCGGCGCGATCGTGCCGGCCGCCGAACAGGTTGGCGAGGCGCTCGGTCTGACCGTCGTCAACATGCGTTTCGTGCGTCCGCTCGACCGCGCCCTGCTGCTGGAACTGGCGAAGACCCACGATGGCTTCGTGACGTTAGAAGACAACGTCGTTGCCGGCGGCGCCGGTTCGGGTGTCGCCGAGTTGCTCAATGCCGAAGGCGTCACGATGCCGGTGCTGCACCTCGGCCTGCCGGATGCGTTCCAGCATCACGCCAGTCGTGAGGATCTGCTCGCCGAAGCAGGACTCGATGTCGACGGCATCCGCGACGCGGTCCTGCGCCGCTGGCCGGAACTGCGCAGCGGCGGCGCGGCATTGCAGGCCGCTGCCGCGGGCTGAGCGAACGGGCCCGCGACTGCGAGCCCTTCTTGTCAGGGCGTCACGGCTTCTTTTGACGCATCGCCGTCCACGTCTTCGAAAACGTCTGATTCGTCCGGCGCGAGCACGGTGTAGCCGCGCGCGCGCAACGCGTCGAGTTGTCCATCGGCGCGCAGCAAGGAATCGATCGGCACCGTCGCGAAGACGACCGGGTGTTCGGCCATCGCGGCGTCGACCTTCGACAGCCAGGCGGCGCTGACCTTCGACTGGATATCCGCCATGCCCAGCTCGCGCGCGGTCTCGCTCGCGGTCCATGCGGACAGGCAGGTCATGACCTGTGCCCGCGCGTCGGGCATGCCGCGCAAGGTATCGAGATCGCCAACCGCCCACGCGTTCGCGCGTGCGGCGATGCGCGGCAGATCGTTCTCGATGATGTCCAGCGTGCCGCGCACACACGCGATGTCCTCGGGCTTGAGCGTCTCGCGACGGAACGTCGCCAATGCACCGCGCGGATCGTCGATCTTCAACTGCAGGATCGTCGGCGTGAGTTCCATGCCACGCGCCTTGAGCGCGTCCTCGATCACGGGACCGATGATCCCACCCTCGCGAAGGCCGTTGCGCTCCAGCGCCGCGCGATACAACTGGTAGACCGCGATGAAAGGCCGCTTGCGCTCGATGCCACGATCGCGCCCGATGTAGCGTTCCTTCAGCGCCACCCAGCGCGCATAGAGATCCGGCGGCAGCAGCTCGTCCAGTGTGGCGCCATCAGGATTGCGCATCGCCCGGAATGCGGACGGCGCGAGCGTCAGCTTGTTGAAGAATCCGATGTCCGCGCCCCACTGCGCCCCCGGCGGCCCGAGCGCGACGCCCGCCTCGGCGAGCACTTCACGCACCTCGTCCGCGCGCCACGTGATGCCCGCGGGCAGCGGCGACTGTGTGCCGAGAATTTAGAGCGTGTGTCCGTCATCGCGCCGCACCCGCCACAGGCCCGGGCCGGGCTGCACACCGGTCACGACGACGGTGTCCATGTCGCGGACGTCGGGTGTATCGGACTGCGCGGCGGGCGCAGGCGATGCAGCCGGAGCCTCCTGTGCCTGCGTGGTGGGGGCCATCGATGCCGATGCCATTGCGAACGCGAGCAACCCAACACCGAATCGCTTGTCCATCAGCCAGACTCGTTCAAGAAGATGAAGGCTGAGCATACGAAGCCGCCTTCCCGAACGCGCATGACATTCGGCACAGCGTCGGCGTTCTGTTCAGCGTCGCGGCGTGCGAAGACCGTCAGGCCCGCAAAGCGCGCACACCTCGCCCACACCGGCATCGTTACGGTGCGACATCCCCCGTAACGGAAGATCATCATGACGATCGACAACGACCAGCGCCGCATCCTGCGCGACATCGATGCGACAACGCCCATCAGCGAATCGGAGACCGACTGGGCCGTCAATGCGGGCTATGCCGTGCTTGCCGAAGACGGTGACATCGATCTCACGAAAGAAGGGCGCGCGCTGCTGGATCCGGCCTGACGCGACCATCGATACGCCCACAAACAGAACGGCCCGCGCTTGCGCATGGGCCGTTCGGATGTCGCATGTTTTGGTCGGGGTAGCCGGATTTGAACCGACGACCACTTGTCCCCCAGACAAGTGCGCTACCAGGCTGCGCTATACCCCGGAATCTGGAAATTATACCGTCTGGCGGGCGTTTCGCCCATCCATGTGACGCGGCGTGCTCAGCGCTTCAGCAACTGCAGCACGTCCTCGAGCTCCATGCGCACCTGGCGCACGATCTGGCTGCTCAGCGCGGACTCCTGCTTGGCTCCCTCGCCCTCCAGACGCAGGCGTGCACCGCCGATCGTATAGCCCTGTTCGTACAGCAGGCCGCGGATCTGGCGCACCATCAGCACGTCGTGCCGCTGGTAGTACCGGCGGTTGCCGCGGCGCTTGACCGGGCTCAGGCTCGGAAATTCCGTCTCCCAGTAACGCAGCACGTGCGGCTTGACGTCGCACAGCTCGCTGACCTCACCGATCGTGAAATAGCGCTTCGCCGGGATCGGCGGCAGTTCGCGGTTGCTGCCCGGATCAAGCATGTGCGGCGCCCACCGAGCCGGTATAGGCCTCGACACGTTCCTTGAGCTTCTGGCCCGGACGGAAGGTCACAACGGTGCGCGCGGAGATCGGAATCTCCTCACCGGTCTTGGGATTGCGACCCGGACGCTCGTTCTTGCGGCGCAGGTCGAAATT from the Luteimonas fraxinea genome contains:
- a CDS encoding acyl-CoA dehydrogenase C-terminal domain-containing protein — encoded protein: MSTYHAPLTDIRFALHDVLQVESLFSTLGFDDANRETVDAVLDECARMCETVLAPLNRIGDEQGVRFDKATGAVTTPDGFKAAYDQFAEGGWTGMSAPTEFGGMNMPHAIGICLEEMIDAANLAWSNFPLLSHGAVNALRHHGEDWQKEVFLKPLIAGTWTGTMCLTEPQCGTDLGLLKTRAEPAEDGTYAITGTKIFITAGEHDLTDNIIHLVLARLPDAPAGSKGISLFIVPKIQVARDGTVGERNAVRCGAVEHKMGIHGSATCVMNFDGAQGYLIGQPHKGLMAMFTMMNTARLGVGVQGLGLATRAYENALRYARERLQSRALSGPKLPSKPADPILVQPDVRRMLLTCKSLTEGGRLLAYHAGSLVDSAELAGDDAARKEADDLLGFLTPIVKGCLTEWGNECTYHALQCFGGHGYIAEHGIEQLARDARITTLYEGTTGIQALDLMGRKTLQLQGAGLRVFLGMIERFCVEHANDAALAEFIEPLRAKAGEWQALTRSIAERAAADPEEIGAAAYDYLFYSGYVTLAYWWARSVAVADASSRPETFKAGKRETARFYFTRILPRTLSHAAAIASGPASLLSIADEALDS
- a CDS encoding HNH endonuclease translates to MEADSAITRLIPAGAANALDSGVSSALSDHAPRRDAVRLLALDAHGRALNWISWQDAACLYARGAVAWTLGDPCMTVHGGMCRATGQQSRMDLHPIIAGRSHVRPSAIDPTPALTNTALFARDYHLCLYCGRRAGRQTLTRDHVEPLSRGGLDIWENVVTACFQCNSRKGARTPQEASMPLLAVPFRPSWIEHLILSNRNILADQMAFLSTHLPKRDRGG
- the dxs gene encoding 1-deoxy-D-xylulose-5-phosphate synthase — protein: MIDSTRYPRLARIDAPSDLRQFDETELPAIADELRAYLIESVGKSGGHFGAGLGVIELTTVLHYMYDTPHDRVVWDVGHQTYPHKILTGRRDRIHTVKQKDGVAPFPKREESEYDTFGVGHSSTSISAALGMAIANAQAGNDRRVVAVIGDGAMTAGMVYEALNHAGGMEPEPDVLVVLNDNRMSISEAVGGLTKMLGRATGNRTLNALREGGKKLLGDKNNPTAKFVRRWEEHWKGMFVPSTLFEEMGFHYTGPIDGHDVKALVETMKTLKGLKGPQLLHVITTKGKGYGLAEGDQIGYHAVSPFDPDKGLVAKSGAKKPTYTDVFGDWICDMAAADPLLLGITPAMREGSGLVRFSKAYPARYFDTAIAEQHAVTLAAGMACEGAKPVVAIYSTFLQRAYDQLVHDVAVQKLDVLFAIDRGGVVGPDGATHAGNLDLSFLRCVPHMVIMAPADENECRAMLTTGFRHEGPAAVRYPRGTGPGVAIDTTLDTLPIGKADLRRRGSRIALLAFGAIVPAAEQVGEALGLTVVNMRFVRPLDRALLLELAKTHDGFVTLEDNVVAGGAGSGVAELLNAEGVTMPVLHLGLPDAFQHHASREDLLAEAGLDVDGIRDAVLRRWPELRSGGAALQAAAAG
- a CDS encoding TraB/GumN family protein; its protein translation is MLGTQSPLPAGITWRADEVREVLAEAGVALGPPGAQWGADIGFFNKLTLAPSAFRAMRNPDGATLDELLPPDLYARWVALKERYIGRDRGIERKRPFIAVYQLYRAALERNGLREGGIIGPVIEDALKARGMELTPTILQLKIDDPRGALATFRRETLKPEDIACVRGTLDIIENDLPRIAARANAWAVGDLDTLRGMPDARAQVMTCLSAWTASETARELGMADIQSKVSAAWLSKVDAAMAEHPVVFATVPIDSLLRADGQLDALRARGYTVLAPDESDVFEDVDGDASKEAVTP
- a CDS encoding MerR family transcriptional regulator encodes the protein MLDPGSNRELPPIPAKRYFTIGEVSELCDVKPHVLRYWETEFPSLSPVKRRGNRRYYQRHDVLMVRQIRGLLYEQGYTIGGARLRLEGEGAKQESALSSQIVRQVRMELEDVLQLLKR
- a CDS encoding integration host factor subunit alpha, translated to MALTKADMAEKLYEEVGLNKREAKEFVDAFFDVLRDALQQGRQVKLSGFGNFDLRRKNERPGRNPKTGEEIPISARTVVTFRPGQKLKERVEAYTGSVGAAHA